Proteins found in one Pyrus communis chromosome 15, drPyrComm1.1, whole genome shotgun sequence genomic segment:
- the LOC137718000 gene encoding glutamyl-tRNA reductase 1, chloroplastic-like, translating into MAVSTSFAGAKLEALLSLSSSAAATTSSRASTGSSLVGSVRPIRTRRLQIQRGVRCEVAASSDASAAVVQSVASNVSALEQLKTSASDRYTKERSSIVVIGLSIHTTPVEVREKLAIPEAEWPRAIGELCGLNHIEEAAVLSTCNRMEIYVVALSQHRGVKEVTEWMSKTSGVPVSELCQHRFLLYNNDATQHLFEVSAGLDSLVLGEGQILAQVKQVVKVGQGVVGFGRNISGLFKHAITVGKRVRTETNIAAGAVSVSSAAVELALMKLPASSHATARMLVIGAGKMGKLVIKHLVAKGCTKMVVVNRTEERVASIREELHGIEIIYKPLTDMLTCAAEADVVFTSTASETPLFFQDNVKDLPAVGLDTGGLRLFVDISVPRNVSSCVADVDGARLYNVDDLKEVVAANKEDRLRKAMEAQEIITEESKQFEAWRDSLETVPTIKKLRAYAERIRAAELDKCLSKMGDDISKKTRRAVDDLSRGIVNKLLHGPMQHLRCDGSDSRTLSETLENMHALNRMFSLETEISVLEQKIRAKVEQTQK; encoded by the exons ATGGCGGTGTCGACCAGTTTCGCCGGAGCAAAGTTGGAGGCTTTGCTGTCATTGTCTTCGTCGGCGGCTGCCACGACGTCGTCCAGAGCCTCTACCGGTTCTTCTTTGGTGGGTTCTGTGAGGCCCATTAGGACTAGAAGGCTCCAAATTCAGAGAGGAGTGCGGTGCGAAGTGGCCGCTTCTTCTGATGCTTCTGCGGCGGTGGTTCAGTCTGTCGCTTCCAATGTCTCCGCTCTTGAGCAGCTCAAGACCTCTGCTTCTGACA GGTACACAAAGGAAAGAAGCAGCATTGTGGTCATCGGACTTAGTATTCACACAACACCGGTTGAAGTGCGTGAAAAACTAGCCATTCCAGAAGCAGAATGGCCTCGAGCCATAGGGGAGCTGTGTGGTTTAAATCACATAGAAGAAGCTGCTGTTCTTAGCACCTGCAACCGAATGGAGATATATGTTGTAGCTCTATCTCAGCATCGTGGTGTCAAAGAAGTTACCGAGTGGATGTCAAAG ACGAGTGGAGTCCCTGTTTCTGAGCTATGCCAGCACCGGTTTTTACTCTATAATAACGATGCCACTCAGCACCTCTTTGAAGTATCAGCAGGTCTTGACTCTCTTGTCCTCGGAGAAGGTCAAATTCTTGCCCAGGTGAAACAAGTTGTTAAAGTCGGTCAAGGAGTTGTTGGCTTTGGTAGAAACATCAGTGGGCTCTTCAAGCACGCAATCACTGTGGGAAAGCGGGTTAGAACTGAAACTAACATTGCTGCTGGGGCAGTTTCTGTAAGCTCTGCTGCTGTTGAACTTGCCTTGATGAAGCTTCCTGCATCGTCACATGCTACGGCAAGAATGTTGGTGATTGGTGCGGGCAAAATGGGAAAGCTTGTGATCAAACACTTGGTAGCAAAAGGCTGCACAAAGATGGTTGTTGTGAATAGGACTGAGGAGAGAGTGGCATCTATCCGCGAGGAGCTGCATGGTATTGAGATCATTTACAAGCCTCTTACAGATATGCTTACCTGTGCAGCAGAGGCAGATGTGGTTTTTACTAGCACCGCATCAGAAACCCCATTATTTTTCCAAGACAATGTGAAGGACCTTCCTGCTGTAGGTCTAGACACTGGCGGTTTGAGGCTTTTTGTTGATATTTCCGTCCCCCGGAACGTGAGTTCATGTGTTGCAGATGTTGATGGTGCTCGACTTTACAATGTTGATGACCTTAAGGAGGTTGTGGCTGCTAACAAAGAGGATCGTCTGCGGAAAGCAATGGAAGCTCAGGAAATTATCACTGAAGAATCAAAACAATTTGAAGCTTGGAGGGATTCTTTGGAGACAGTACCTACGATCAAGAAATTAAGAGCTTATGCTGAAAGAATCAGAGCTGCAGAGCTCGACAAATGTTTATCAAAAATGGGCGACGACATatcaaagaaaacaagaagAGCCGTAGATGATCTTAGCCGAGGAATTGTGAACAAGCTCCTTCATGGTCCGATGCAGCACTTAAGATGCGATGGGAGTGATAGTCGAACTCTGAGTGAGACACTTGAGAACATGCACGCTCTTAACAGAATGTTCAGCCTCGAGACAGAAATATCTGTATTGGAACAGAAAATTCGAGCTAAGGTGGAACAAACCCAGAAGTAA
- the LOC137717951 gene encoding E3 ubiquitin-protein ligase WAV3-like isoform X2, translating into MKIPENLSAKPLLQRVVERRFSRAPTRLLLDPLSSSPSSVTASSFDCGICLNSVKTGQGTAIYTAECGHAFHFPCIAAHVRSHGILVCPVCNSTWKDVPLLAIHQNLNNNNNNNNAQNDVVRSQTTPKQKPKSKPAEVEKKIIMESTPPPRASSKPLYDDDESLLSTTSRIIPIPEADDEEDEDDTVAYPETDDVQEFQGFFVNPNSSSSDAQINGRDFRTNNNVQVRILPESALLSSGRGSDTYAVALRVKAPPPSILNPSHRAPVDLVTVLDVSGSMTGAKLQMLKRAMRLVILSLGSNDRLSIVAFSATTKRLLPLRRMTAYGQRLARRVVDRLACGQGSSVGDALRKATKVLEDRREKNPVASIMLLSDGQDRAKNSGNHRQGSGHVSSTRFAHIEIPVHAFGFGETGGFNQEPAEDAFAKCVGGLLSVVVQDLRIQLAFDSGSAPAEISAIYSCNGGPAVHGSASVRLGDLYAEEERELLVELRVPRSLGVRGSRHVMSVRCLYKDPATQEIVYGKEQALFVPLTDTVRSSTGPKIERLRGLFITIRAVAESRRLVEHNDYTSAHHLLSSARALLMKSGSVSADEYVRGLEAELSELHWRRQHKIMEEQQQMMMMIQRRRGGVEMDVAATAVVDENGEPLTPSSAWRAAEKLAKVAIMKKSLNRVSDLHGFENARF; encoded by the exons atgaaaatcccagaaaacttGAGTGCAAAACCACTACTCCAAAGAGTAGTAGAACGTCGTTTCTCTCGAGCTCCAACCCGACTTCTCCTCGATCCCCTCTCAAGCTCTCCCTCTTCCGTAACAGCTTCAAGTTTCGA CTGCGGGATATGCCTGAACAGCGTCAAGACTGGCCAAGGCACCGCCATTTACACGGCGGAGTGTGGCCACGCCTTTCACTTCCCTTGCATAGCTGCCCATGTCCGCAGCCATGGCATCCTTGTCTGCCCCGTCTGCAACTCCACCTGGAAAGACGTCCCTCTCCTCGCCATCCACCAGaacctcaacaacaacaacaacaacaacaacgccCAGAACGACGTTGTCCGAAGTCAAACCACCCCAAAGCAGAAACCCAAATCCAAGCCAGCCGAAGTCGAGAAGAAGATAATAATGGAGTCCACGCCACCACCCAGAGCCTCGTCCAAGCCATTGTACGACGACGACGAGTCTCTTCTCTCTACAACGTCTCGGATCATCCCCATCCCGGAAGCCGACGACGAGGAGGACGAAGATGACACCGTCGCATACCCCGAGACCGACGACGTCCAAGAGTTCCAGGGCTTTTTCGTCAATCCAAACTCTTCATCTTCCGATGCTCAGATCAACGGCAGAGATTTTAGAACCAATAATAATGTTCAGGTGCGGATTTTGCCCGAATCCGCTTTGCTCTCTTCGGGTCGGGGCTCCGACACTTATGCCGTGGCGTTGAGGGTGAAGGCTCCGCCTCCGTCGATTTTAAACCCGTCGCACCGTGCACCGGTCGATTTGGTGACAGTGCTCGACGTCAGCGGAAGCATGACCGGCGCCAAACTCCAGATGCTGAAACGCGCCATGCGTTTGGTCATTTTGTCGCTCGGCTCCAACGACAGACTTTCGATTGTTGCTTTCTCGGCTACGACGAAACGGTTGTTGCCGTTGAGGAGAATGACGGCTTACGGTCAACGTTTGGCTAGAAGAGTCGTTGACCGGCTTGCGTGCGGTCAGGGTTCGAGTGTGGGTGATGCCTTGAGGAAGGCGACAAAAGTGCTTGAAGATCGGAGGGAGAAGAATCCGGTTGCCAGTATCATGCTCTTATCGGACGGTCAGGATAGGGCAAAAAATTCGGGCAATCACCGTCAAGGTTCCGGCCACGTGTCGTCCACCCGCTTTGCTCACATTGAGATCCCGGTTCATGCCTTCGGGTTCGGCGAAACCGGCGGCTTTAACCAGGAGCCGGCTGAGGACGCGTTTGCCAAATGCGTTGGGGGATTGCTGAGTGTGGTTGTCCAGGACTTAAGAATTCAGCTGGCCTTCGATTCCGGCTCGGCTCCCGCTGAGATATCCGCCATCTATTCGTGCAATGGTGGGCCAGCAGTGCACGGCTCAGCTTCTGTTCGGCTCGGCGACTTGTACGCCGAGGAGGAGCGGGAGCTGCTGGTAGAGTTGCGGGTTCCTCGCTCACTAGGAGTTCGTGGATCCCGACACGTAATGTCCGTCCGGTGTCTCTACAAGGATCCTGCAACTCAAGAGATTGTGTATGGTAAAGAACAGGCACTTTTCGTGCCTCTCACGGATACCGTGAGATCGTCTACGGGCCCGAAGATCGAACGGCTGAGAGGGCTGTTTATTACAATACGCGCGGTAGCCGAGTCGCGGAGATTGGTTGAGCACAATGACTACACTAGTGCGCATCATTTGCTTTCATCGGCTCGGGCTCTGCTTATGAAATCCGGCTCAGTATCAGCTGACGAGTACGTGCGCGGCCTGGAAGCCGAGCTCTCAGAGCTGCATTGGAGAAGGCAGCACAAGATCATGGAGGAGCAGCagcagatgatgatgatgatccaaCGGCGGAGAGGCGGTGTGGAAATGGACGTTGCGGCGACCGCTGTAGTGGATGAAAACGGGGAGCCGCTTACACCGAGTTCGGCTTGGAGAGCGGCTGAGAAGCTGGCTAAGGTGGCAATCATGAAGAAGTCGCTGAATAGAGTGAGCGACTTGCACGGCTTTGAAAATGCTAGGTTTTAG
- the LOC137717951 gene encoding E3 ubiquitin-protein ligase WAV3-like isoform X1 → MATGWRRAFCTTIPRDPADESILSEKISPSSSPTPRSCTRLGFFSGGSNPSTPRLQTQQPQQQTQVGDHENPRKLECKTTTPKSSRTSFLSSSNPTSPRSPLKLSLFRNSFKFRSSCGICLNSVKTGQGTAIYTAECGHAFHFPCIAAHVRSHGILVCPVCNSTWKDVPLLAIHQNLNNNNNNNNAQNDVVRSQTTPKQKPKSKPAEVEKKIIMESTPPPRASSKPLYDDDESLLSTTSRIIPIPEADDEEDEDDTVAYPETDDVQEFQGFFVNPNSSSSDAQINGRDFRTNNNVQVRILPESALLSSGRGSDTYAVALRVKAPPPSILNPSHRAPVDLVTVLDVSGSMTGAKLQMLKRAMRLVILSLGSNDRLSIVAFSATTKRLLPLRRMTAYGQRLARRVVDRLACGQGSSVGDALRKATKVLEDRREKNPVASIMLLSDGQDRAKNSGNHRQGSGHVSSTRFAHIEIPVHAFGFGETGGFNQEPAEDAFAKCVGGLLSVVVQDLRIQLAFDSGSAPAEISAIYSCNGGPAVHGSASVRLGDLYAEEERELLVELRVPRSLGVRGSRHVMSVRCLYKDPATQEIVYGKEQALFVPLTDTVRSSTGPKIERLRGLFITIRAVAESRRLVEHNDYTSAHHLLSSARALLMKSGSVSADEYVRGLEAELSELHWRRQHKIMEEQQQMMMMIQRRRGGVEMDVAATAVVDENGEPLTPSSAWRAAEKLAKVAIMKKSLNRVSDLHGFENARF, encoded by the exons ATGGCAACGGGTTGGAGGCGAGCTTTTTGCACTACAATCCCTCGAGATCCAGCCGATGAATCCATACTCTCTGAAAAGATAAGCCCCAGCTCAAGTCCCACTCCCAGAAGCTGCACCAGGCTTGGCTTCTTCTCCGGTGGCAGTAACCCTTCTACCCCGAGATTGCAAACCCAGCAGCCCCAGCAGCAAACCCAGGTTGGCGACCatgaaaatcccagaaaacttGAGTGCAAAACCACTACTCCAAAGAGTAGTAGAACGTCGTTTCTCTCGAGCTCCAACCCGACTTCTCCTCGATCCCCTCTCAAGCTCTCCCTCTTCCGTAACAGCTTCAAGTTTCGA AGTAGCTGCGGGATATGCCTGAACAGCGTCAAGACTGGCCAAGGCACCGCCATTTACACGGCGGAGTGTGGCCACGCCTTTCACTTCCCTTGCATAGCTGCCCATGTCCGCAGCCATGGCATCCTTGTCTGCCCCGTCTGCAACTCCACCTGGAAAGACGTCCCTCTCCTCGCCATCCACCAGaacctcaacaacaacaacaacaacaacaacgccCAGAACGACGTTGTCCGAAGTCAAACCACCCCAAAGCAGAAACCCAAATCCAAGCCAGCCGAAGTCGAGAAGAAGATAATAATGGAGTCCACGCCACCACCCAGAGCCTCGTCCAAGCCATTGTACGACGACGACGAGTCTCTTCTCTCTACAACGTCTCGGATCATCCCCATCCCGGAAGCCGACGACGAGGAGGACGAAGATGACACCGTCGCATACCCCGAGACCGACGACGTCCAAGAGTTCCAGGGCTTTTTCGTCAATCCAAACTCTTCATCTTCCGATGCTCAGATCAACGGCAGAGATTTTAGAACCAATAATAATGTTCAGGTGCGGATTTTGCCCGAATCCGCTTTGCTCTCTTCGGGTCGGGGCTCCGACACTTATGCCGTGGCGTTGAGGGTGAAGGCTCCGCCTCCGTCGATTTTAAACCCGTCGCACCGTGCACCGGTCGATTTGGTGACAGTGCTCGACGTCAGCGGAAGCATGACCGGCGCCAAACTCCAGATGCTGAAACGCGCCATGCGTTTGGTCATTTTGTCGCTCGGCTCCAACGACAGACTTTCGATTGTTGCTTTCTCGGCTACGACGAAACGGTTGTTGCCGTTGAGGAGAATGACGGCTTACGGTCAACGTTTGGCTAGAAGAGTCGTTGACCGGCTTGCGTGCGGTCAGGGTTCGAGTGTGGGTGATGCCTTGAGGAAGGCGACAAAAGTGCTTGAAGATCGGAGGGAGAAGAATCCGGTTGCCAGTATCATGCTCTTATCGGACGGTCAGGATAGGGCAAAAAATTCGGGCAATCACCGTCAAGGTTCCGGCCACGTGTCGTCCACCCGCTTTGCTCACATTGAGATCCCGGTTCATGCCTTCGGGTTCGGCGAAACCGGCGGCTTTAACCAGGAGCCGGCTGAGGACGCGTTTGCCAAATGCGTTGGGGGATTGCTGAGTGTGGTTGTCCAGGACTTAAGAATTCAGCTGGCCTTCGATTCCGGCTCGGCTCCCGCTGAGATATCCGCCATCTATTCGTGCAATGGTGGGCCAGCAGTGCACGGCTCAGCTTCTGTTCGGCTCGGCGACTTGTACGCCGAGGAGGAGCGGGAGCTGCTGGTAGAGTTGCGGGTTCCTCGCTCACTAGGAGTTCGTGGATCCCGACACGTAATGTCCGTCCGGTGTCTCTACAAGGATCCTGCAACTCAAGAGATTGTGTATGGTAAAGAACAGGCACTTTTCGTGCCTCTCACGGATACCGTGAGATCGTCTACGGGCCCGAAGATCGAACGGCTGAGAGGGCTGTTTATTACAATACGCGCGGTAGCCGAGTCGCGGAGATTGGTTGAGCACAATGACTACACTAGTGCGCATCATTTGCTTTCATCGGCTCGGGCTCTGCTTATGAAATCCGGCTCAGTATCAGCTGACGAGTACGTGCGCGGCCTGGAAGCCGAGCTCTCAGAGCTGCATTGGAGAAGGCAGCACAAGATCATGGAGGAGCAGCagcagatgatgatgatgatccaaCGGCGGAGAGGCGGTGTGGAAATGGACGTTGCGGCGACCGCTGTAGTGGATGAAAACGGGGAGCCGCTTACACCGAGTTCGGCTTGGAGAGCGGCTGAGAAGCTGGCTAAGGTGGCAATCATGAAGAAGTCGCTGAATAGAGTGAGCGACTTGCACGGCTTTGAAAATGCTAGGTTTTAG